The sequence AGAAAGCCGGCGTATCTGCGGAACTGATGCTTGCTCAATTAGTTGCTCACCATGAAGATGTTGGCTCTGCTCAAGAGCTACTGACCAAGCAACTTGTTAAAAACCCAACCATGAAAGGCTTCTATCGATTAATCGATTATCACCTAGCAGAAGCAGAAGAAGGTCGAGCGAAAGATAGTTTAACCACGCTTCAATCCATGGTTGGTGAGCAGCTTAAAGTTAAGCCTCATTACCGTTGCCGCCAGTGTGGTTTCTCAACACACTCAATGTATTGGCACTGCCCTTCATGTAAAGGGTGGGGAACGATCAAGCCTATTCGTGGGCTTGATGGTGAATAGATTTGTGGTCATTTTAAGACCAAATTTTTAATTGCAGCTTTCGGGCTGCATTTTTATGACTGTTATTTATCACCCGCTATGTGTAGGTGAGTAAATGTTTTGTAGAAAGTTAACTGCGTTAGGAGATGAAATGAACGACCAAAAAATCATTGTAGCCTTGGATTATGACAACCAAGCGGATGCGTTAGCCTTTGTTGATCGTATTGACCCAGCATCTTGCCGCTTAAAAGTCGGCAAAGAGATGTTTACCTTGTTTGGCCCTGAGTTTGTTCGTGAATTACATAAGCGTGGTTTCTCAGTATTCTTAGACCTTAAATTCCACGACATTCCTAACACATGTTCAAAAGCAGTGCGCGCTGCTGCTGAACTTGGCGTATGGATGGTGAACGTACACGCAAGTGGCGGTGAGCGCATGATGACGGCTTCTCGCGAAATCTTAGAACCGTATGGTAAAGATCGCCCGCTGCTTATTGGTGTGACTGTACTAACCAGTATGGAACAGTCTGATCTAGCGGGTATCGGTTTAAACCTAGAGCCACAACAGCAAGTAATGCGCTTGGCTTCTCTTACTAAAAACTCTGGTCTAGACGGTGTGGTATGTTCAGCACAAGAGGCTTCATTGTTGAAAGGTGCACTTGGTCAGGAGTTTAAACTAGTGACTCCAGGTATTCGCCCTGTAGGTGCTGATGTTGGTGACCAGAAGCGTATCATGACGCCTTCTAAAGCGATTGAGTCAGGTTCTGACTACCTAGTTATCGGTCGTC is a genomic window of Vibrio sp. ED004 containing:
- the pyrF gene encoding orotidine-5'-phosphate decarboxylase, translated to MNDQKIIVALDYDNQADALAFVDRIDPASCRLKVGKEMFTLFGPEFVRELHKRGFSVFLDLKFHDIPNTCSKAVRAAAELGVWMVNVHASGGERMMTASREILEPYGKDRPLLIGVTVLTSMEQSDLAGIGLNLEPQQQVMRLASLTKNSGLDGVVCSAQEASLLKGALGQEFKLVTPGIRPVGADVGDQKRIMTPSKAIESGSDYLVIGRPITQAIDPAAVLAEINGTLA